One region of Brachyhypopomus gauderio isolate BG-103 chromosome 9, BGAUD_0.2, whole genome shotgun sequence genomic DNA includes:
- the ccm2 gene encoding cerebral cavernous malformations protein 2 homolog isoform X1 produces MEDDVKKVRKAGLSPFKRVFLKGEKGRDKKAQEKSTERRALHTFPLSVPDHRIDPDILLNDYIEKEVKYLGQLTSVPGYLNPSSRTEVLQLIDNARKSHQLAGQLTSEQDAVVSLSAYNVKLVWRDGEDIILRVPIHDIAAASYIRDDSLHLVVLKTAQEPGGSPCPSTCPELSKSPTLSSLSESGSVEVCCLLVLAVDNKAAAEELCLLLSQVFQIVYTESTIDFLDRAIFDGATTPTRHLSLYSDDSSSKMDGKEPFEGGSGTFVFPSSLEMTGHSPCPSPSSTPASPQDKTASESELSTTAAELLQDYMTTLRTKLSSQEIQQFATHLHEYRNGASIHEFCISLRQLYGDSRKFLLLGLRPFIPEKDSQHFENFLETIGVKDGRGIITDSFGRYRRTASSASDSTTNGNGAAGGSDEGTAPSEGDEWDRMISDISNDIEALGCSMDQEGMAP; encoded by the exons ATGGAGGATGACGTGAAGAAAGTTAGAAAG GCAGGTTTGTCTCCGTTCAAGCGCGTCTTCCTGAAGGGCGAAAAGGGGAGAGATAAGAAAGCCCAGGAGAAGTCCACAGAGCGCAGAGCCCTCCACACCTTCCCGCTCTCTGTGCCCGACCACCGCATCGACCCGGACATCCTGCTGAATGACTACATTGAGAAAGAGGTCAAG TATCTTGGGCAGTTGACGTCGGTTCCTGGATACCTCAATCCTTCTAGCCGCACTGAGGTTCTGCAGCTTATTGACAATGCCAGG AAGTCCCATCAGCTTGCGGGTCAGCTGACATCGGAGCAGGATGCCGTGGTGAGCCTGTCTGCGTACAACGTCAAGCTGGTCTGGCGTGACGGAGAAGACATCATCCTGCGAGTGCCCATACACGACATCGCCGCTGCCTCCTACATCCGGGACGACTCGCTGCACCTGGTGGTCCTGAAAACGG CCCAGGAGCCTGGAGGTTCTCCTTGTCCCAGTACGTGTCCAGAACTGTCGAAGTCACCTACCCTCAGCTCTCTGTCTGAGAGCGGTAGCGTGGAGGTCTGCTGCCTGCTCGTGCTTGCCGTCGACAACAAG GCAGCAGCAGAGGAACTCTGTCTGCTCCTCAGTCAGGTCTTCCAGATAGTCTACACAGAATCTACCATCGACTTTCTGGACAGGGCCATCTTTGATGGAGCCACGACGCCCACTCGACATCTCTCTCTGTACAGTG ATGATTCCTCAAGCAAAATGGATGGTAAAGAGCCGTTTGAAGGAGGATCAGGCACATT CGTGTTTCCGAGCTCCCTGGAGATGACAGGGCACTCTCCGTGTCCCTCCCCCTCGTCCACACCGGCGTCGCCACAGGACAAAACCGCCAGCGAGAGTGAACTGAGCACGACTGCGGCCGAGCTGCTCCAGGACTACATGACCACG ttGAGAACGAAGCTGTCCTCTCAGGAGATTCAGCAGTTTGCTACACACTTGCATGAGTACAGGAATGGCGCCTCCATCCACGAGTTTTGCATCAGCCTGCGGCAGCTTTACGGAGACAGCAGAAAGTTTCTTTTACTTG GCCTCAGACCTTTCATCCCAGAGAAAGACAGCCAACATTTTGAGAACTTTCTAGAGACGATCGGCGTAAAGGACGGCCGTGGCATAATCACAGACAGCTTTGGTCGCTACAGACGCACAGCTAGCTCCGCCTCCGACTCCACTACCAACGGCAACGGTGCGGCAGGCGGCTCTGATGAAGGAACGGCGCCCTCTGAGGGTGACGAGTGGGATCGCATGATCTCTGACATCAGCAATGACATCGAGGCGTTAGGTTGCAGTATGGACCAGGAGGGTATGGCACCATAA
- the ccm2 gene encoding cerebral cavernous malformations protein 2 homolog isoform X2, translating to MEAEAGLSPFKRVFLKGEKGRDKKAQEKSTERRALHTFPLSVPDHRIDPDILLNDYIEKEVKYLGQLTSVPGYLNPSSRTEVLQLIDNARKSHQLAGQLTSEQDAVVSLSAYNVKLVWRDGEDIILRVPIHDIAAASYIRDDSLHLVVLKTAQEPGGSPCPSTCPELSKSPTLSSLSESGSVEVCCLLVLAVDNKAAAEELCLLLSQVFQIVYTESTIDFLDRAIFDGATTPTRHLSLYSDDSSSKMDGKEPFEGGSGTFVFPSSLEMTGHSPCPSPSSTPASPQDKTASESELSTTAAELLQDYMTTLRTKLSSQEIQQFATHLHEYRNGASIHEFCISLRQLYGDSRKFLLLGLRPFIPEKDSQHFENFLETIGVKDGRGIITDSFGRYRRTASSASDSTTNGNGAAGGSDEGTAPSEGDEWDRMISDISNDIEALGCSMDQEGMAP from the exons ATGGAGGCTGAG GCAGGTTTGTCTCCGTTCAAGCGCGTCTTCCTGAAGGGCGAAAAGGGGAGAGATAAGAAAGCCCAGGAGAAGTCCACAGAGCGCAGAGCCCTCCACACCTTCCCGCTCTCTGTGCCCGACCACCGCATCGACCCGGACATCCTGCTGAATGACTACATTGAGAAAGAGGTCAAG TATCTTGGGCAGTTGACGTCGGTTCCTGGATACCTCAATCCTTCTAGCCGCACTGAGGTTCTGCAGCTTATTGACAATGCCAGG AAGTCCCATCAGCTTGCGGGTCAGCTGACATCGGAGCAGGATGCCGTGGTGAGCCTGTCTGCGTACAACGTCAAGCTGGTCTGGCGTGACGGAGAAGACATCATCCTGCGAGTGCCCATACACGACATCGCCGCTGCCTCCTACATCCGGGACGACTCGCTGCACCTGGTGGTCCTGAAAACGG CCCAGGAGCCTGGAGGTTCTCCTTGTCCCAGTACGTGTCCAGAACTGTCGAAGTCACCTACCCTCAGCTCTCTGTCTGAGAGCGGTAGCGTGGAGGTCTGCTGCCTGCTCGTGCTTGCCGTCGACAACAAG GCAGCAGCAGAGGAACTCTGTCTGCTCCTCAGTCAGGTCTTCCAGATAGTCTACACAGAATCTACCATCGACTTTCTGGACAGGGCCATCTTTGATGGAGCCACGACGCCCACTCGACATCTCTCTCTGTACAGTG ATGATTCCTCAAGCAAAATGGATGGTAAAGAGCCGTTTGAAGGAGGATCAGGCACATT CGTGTTTCCGAGCTCCCTGGAGATGACAGGGCACTCTCCGTGTCCCTCCCCCTCGTCCACACCGGCGTCGCCACAGGACAAAACCGCCAGCGAGAGTGAACTGAGCACGACTGCGGCCGAGCTGCTCCAGGACTACATGACCACG ttGAGAACGAAGCTGTCCTCTCAGGAGATTCAGCAGTTTGCTACACACTTGCATGAGTACAGGAATGGCGCCTCCATCCACGAGTTTTGCATCAGCCTGCGGCAGCTTTACGGAGACAGCAGAAAGTTTCTTTTACTTG GCCTCAGACCTTTCATCCCAGAGAAAGACAGCCAACATTTTGAGAACTTTCTAGAGACGATCGGCGTAAAGGACGGCCGTGGCATAATCACAGACAGCTTTGGTCGCTACAGACGCACAGCTAGCTCCGCCTCCGACTCCACTACCAACGGCAACGGTGCGGCAGGCGGCTCTGATGAAGGAACGGCGCCCTCTGAGGGTGACGAGTGGGATCGCATGATCTCTGACATCAGCAATGACATCGAGGCGTTAGGTTGCAGTATGGACCAGGAGGGTATGGCACCATAA